A region of the Pleurocapsa minor HA4230-MV1 genome:
GTAGCAGGACATTCAAAATCGATTTCAATCTTAACGCTCTCTATGGTTACTTCTGTAGTAGATACTTTAATCACTCCCCTTTTCATTAAGGTAATTCCGCTATCAATAAGGTTGAATATTAGCTGAATTAAACGAGAGCGATCGGCAAAAACGCAAATTTGTGGATTGGGATTAACCAGCTCTACTTTTAAATTGCGGTTTGCTGCTTGAAGATGAGTAAGACGATTTATTTCGGTAAATATCTCGGCAAGCTCAAGAGACTCTAGATAAAGACTATTACTGCCATATTCTGTTTTAGAAACAGCAACAATCTCGTCGATTAATTTCATCAATTTGAGAGCTGAATGATAGGCTTGAGCAATAAATTCTTTTTGTTCTTCAGGACTTTCACAAAGATCTGACAAAATCAACTGGTGCAATCCAATCATGCTGCTAAGAGGCGATCGCAATTCATGGGAAGTTCTCGCTAAAAACCCTGCCTTAAACTGGCTCATCTGCGCTGCCATTTGATAAGCAAGTTGTGCTTGTTTGAGTTCTTCCTTTAGCTCGTCAATTTCGTTCATAATTTCAGCAGATAAATTTCAAAACAAAGCTGGCTAGAGATAGTTATTCACTACCTTGATTGTAGCTACTGATGTATAGCTTTGATGATTCGCACTTAGCGTAACACAGCATTTGTTCAACTAAGCCACTTTATTAACAGAATGACTTGTTTTGCCACGACATCATGACATTTTAACGTCACATAACTTCTCTCTAAATTAAGCTTTGGTTATGAGTCCTAGTTAGATTAGAGTAGGTAGATTATTTTCTTTGATCCAATTTTACTTTTTAAACTGTTGTTAAAATTAATTCAACACTTTTTGATCGGCTTTTACCAAATTTGTAACGTTTTATCATTAGTTGTAAAGCTTCTGGCAACTTAATCTTTACTTTTTGTTATGGCGATCGAGTAGATGATCGATACTTTCAATTCCTAGAGGAGTCGGCATAGCAGTACCAGAATTATTGGTAGGCACAAATAACATGGTTGATTTACCTTCCATGCACATTTCGTATAGCATATTCATAGAACGTAACTGTAAGGATACAGGATTTTTAGCATATTTTTCGGCAGCTTTAGCGATCGCATCAACTGTTAATTCTTCTGCTTCTGCTAATTTTACTCTTGCTCTTTTTTCCCTTTCTGCTGCTGCTTCACGAGAGATAGCTTCTTCTAATTCTTTAGCCACAATGACATCTTTAATTTCGACTCCCACAATTAAGATTCCCCACTGACAAACAAATTCTGCGATATGTTCCATGACAATATCGCCTATTTTATCTCTTTGAGACAATAGTTCATCGAGACTCGATTTACCTACCATATCTCTGATTGAAGAGCGCACAGCTAGTTGAGTAGCTTGATGGTAGTTATCAACATTGAGGATTGCTATTTTAGCATCCAGAACTTTATAAAATAAGATGGCATCGACTTCTACAGGGATATTATCTTTAGTTAATCCTTGTTGTAGCGGTACTGTATAGGTAATTGTTCTTTTGTCTACCTTTTGTGATGTTTGAATCATCGGTAAACAAAGATAAACTCCAGGTTTAGCTATTTTTGATAAACGTCCCAAAGTAAAAATTAAACTTTCTTCCCATTGGTTACAAATTTTGATCGAGGAAATAATAAAAATTAATATTATGCCGATTATAGGTAACAGCACGATCGTCTCCTGATTTTAGTGATGCAACTATTATGACTTTAATTTACTTTTGCGGACAACGAAATATTAAACTAGGTTAACTTAAGCATCAAAGCAATAAATAGTAATTATTCAAGCCAATATATAGATCTTTGAAAAGGATAAGTCGGGAGAGTTATTTTTTTTCCTCCGCTATTTGTAGCTAATGTCTGCCAGTTTATTTTTACGCCGAAAATATACAGTTGAGCCAGTCCATTAATTAATATTTGCCAACTATTTAATTGCTGTTTAATTGAAGAATAAATGATTTTTTGTTTACTTGTTTGCTGATTATTGACGTTATTGAGAATCTGCTGCTCGCCAATTTCCCAATAAATATCTGTAAGCTCATCAGTAACAATAGAATTATCAATGATCGATTCAATTAACTCTTTTAATTCTTGATTTACTGGTTTAAATCTTAAAGCAAGTTTTACGTCTTGATTCAGATTAATCTTGCCTTGCCATAACTCCGACGTAATTTCTTGAGCAAGATATTGAGCTAATTTGGTTTGCAAGTCGCTTACAGAAGTCACACTCATTGCTAGTCGATGATTAAAATGCGATCGCCCTAAATTTACTGTATAGCAAATATCTTCAATTAAAAGATCTGGATGCGAGTCTAAATGATCGAGATAATTTTTAGCCAATTGATTCAACGTCTTGCTGTTCTTCGCAGACAGAGTAAACAGATAGAAATTTCGCTTATTTTGTTCCTGTGTTCCCTCTTCCTCAAGGGAAATATTCGCTTCTTGGACAACAAGATGAGCATTCGTACCACTAAAACCAAATGAACTTATTCCAGCAATGCGGGGTTGTGTTGTTTGATGCCAGGCGATCGCTTTTTGTGGTAATTTAAACGGTAATTTTTGCCAGTCTAAGTTACTATTAGGCTGTTTAAGATGTAAATTGGCAGGAATTAATTTATTTTCTAATACCAGTACAGTTTTAATCAGGCTTACTATCCCTGCTGCTGATTCCAAATGACCAACATTGGTTTTAACCGCACCTAAAATTAATTCCTCATTATCTTTAAATACCTGACTTAGAGCCTCAAGCTCGATCGCATCACCCAAAGCTGTACCCGTACCATGAGTTTCTAGATAACTAACCTGACTTGCTGCAACTTTGCTATTAACTAAAGCCTGCTGGATTACTGCTTGTTGAGACAAACTACTGGGGGTAGTAATGCTGCTAGTACGTCCATCCTGATTAGTTGCCGAACCTAACAAGATAGCTCTAATATTATCTCGATCGGCGATCGCATCACTCAATCGTTTTAAAACTACGATCCCACAACCTTCAGATCTGACAAAACCATTCGCACTCTCATCAAAAGTCTTACACCTGCCATCAGGAGACAGCATTTTAGCTTGAGCAAAATTAAGACTAATCTTCGGCGAAATCAGACGGTTCACCCCTCCTGCCAATGCCATATTACATTCGCGATCGCGTAAACTTTTAATAGCTAAATGTACTGCCACTAAAGATGATGAGCAAGCGGTATCCAGAGAAATACTAGAGCCTGTAAAATTAAAAAAGTGGGATATTCTGCCTGATGCCAAACTATGAGTATTCCCCGTAGTCAGATAAGCATCAATTTCTGCGTTGTTTCTGCTTAACAGTTGATGCCAATAGTCCACCGCAGCAATCCCAATAAACACACCTGTCTGACTACCCTGAACTCGATCGGCGGAAATAGCAGCATTTTCTAAAGCTGACCAACTCACCTCTAGCAATAATCTTTGTTGCGGATCGATGCTAACTGCTTCTTTTGGTGCAATCCGAAAAAAGCTGGGGTCAAACTCTTTTAAATGAGGCACAAACCCACCATAGGTAGTATAAATCTTTTCAAGAGTACTTGTTCCAAGATCGCCATCTTGAGGATTCCAGCGATCGTCAGGAACACTTGTAATAGCATCCTTCCCCTCCTTCAATAACTGCCAAAATTCCTCTGGATTGTTAGCACCAGGAAAACGACAATCCATTCCCACTATAGCGATCGGCTCATGTTTAGCATTTTCCAAAGCCTCTAACTTGCTCTGCATTTGTCTCAAGGCGAGTAATGCTTTTTTAGTGGGAGATAATTCCATACTTTGAGGAATAAAGCTTTGCCCATTCCAGTTAAAATTGCCAGTAAAATTGTAACAGCGATAAGCTTCAATTACGGCTACGGGAGGCATGAAAAATGATTGCACCACAAACTAAACCCATAAGTTTTGAGGAATTTATGGAATGGTATCCAGATGACGGCAAACGCTATGAATTAATTGAAGGTGTAGTTGTTGAGATGTTACCCACTGGTTCTCATGAGGATATTGCTGGTTTTCTAGCCGCTGAATTAAACCTGGAAATTCGTAAGCAAAATCTACCCTATTCCATTCCCAAAAACTGTCTACTTAAGCCTCTGGCAGCTCGTTCTGGATATTTACCTGATGTGGCAGTAATTAACCGAGAATATATTCAAGATGAGCTTCTGTGGCAAAAATCATCAGTAATTCAAAACGGTCAAGCTGTTCCTCTGATAATTGAGGTGGTAAATACTAACTGGCGAGATGATTATGGACATAAATTTGTTGAATACGAAGCGATGGGAATTGCTGAATATTGGATTGTAGATTATCGAGCTTTAGGTGCAGTGCGCTACATTGGTAAACCCAAGCAACCAACTATTACTATTTGCAAGTTAGTTGAAGGAGAATATCAGCTGGAAAAATTTATTAAAGGCGAAATTTTGCAATCCAATATTTTTCCCAAACTTGAATTAAGAACCGATGATATTTTCCAAGTATCAAATTTATGATAAATCAGTACTAATCTAAGAATTGCTATAAAATAATTTAAAATGGAAGTTCTTTTTCTTCGTATTCTAGAATTTCTCCAGGATACATTAACTTATGAGATATAAATTATGGTAAAAATACTTGACTCCTTAACTCAAAAGTTAAATTTTTAAGCTTCCTTCAACTTCACTTTCAATATCCCAATTCATACCATCTGCTACAGTGAGAACAGATAAATAATCTTCAGAAAATTTTAGACGTTCAGGATTGTAATATTCCAAAGCACGTTCTATTTCGCTATGATCATTATTCATTCTTAACAAATAATATAGTTTTGAATTTTGAGAAATATTAATTTGGATCAGTTTATAGTTTTTCCAGCAATCTAGCTCGGTTACTGATAATTCATGACAAATTCTTACATAGCCTAAACCTTCAACTAAAGCCTCTCTTAATGAGCGACATTTTTCTGTTAGTAACCATTTTGCTTGCCATTGCTGAGGATGAAGTTTACCCAATTCTATTGACAGAGTTTTATAGTGGTGTGAATATAAACCAGTTTTGTCCGCAAACTGAATTGCTGGTTTGCCTTCTGCATGGAGATAGTTTAGAGAATCCAATGAAATATCAATCGGGCGATCGCAAATAATACATGCTTGATCTCGAAGAAAGATATAATTGCCGAGTCCAAGTAATGACTTATATGTGTCCCAGTTCTGATGTTCATCATTTAAAACTAAATTAAATTCAGTGATCAAATAGTCCAGCACGCAGACAGAATTAGCAATAGTTGTTATTGAGTTAATGCGTTTATCAAGTGTATGTCCTAAATATTCCCAAATTTTTTCCTGGGATGGTTCATCGAGCTGTTCCCAAATATGCCTCCTAACTTGTCCATCTACACTACTCCAGCCAAATATTCTAAGTTTTAAAAATAATCCCTGACTGTGAAGATTTTTTATATTTTCAAAATCTATTTGAGAGTACATTTGCTCTTCAAATTTGTTTTTCCATCGATTAAAACCACGTACGCGGTGTTTACCAAATGTTTCATTTGACTGCTGAACAGTTTGACCAAGAATAAAGTCACAGCAAGCGTAAGGACTATCAAAAAAGAGTATGACAGGGGGTTTGTACCCAAGCATCTCGTAAGTTGAATTAACTATTTTTTCAGCTTGTTGGCGATTAATTTTTTCAGTAGAAAATGCAATTTTTTTCCATTTTTCTACATAGGAAGGAATTAAGTTAATTTGTTCAAGAGTTAACTGTTCAAATTTTGGAGACATAGCTCTAAATCCAGAAGTGTTGATTGTTAAGAAAAAAGGTAATAAACTGACTGATTGATTCAACATCTTTGCTACGCTACGAAACTTAAGAACATTCTTCCTTTTGGAGCTATTTTGTTATGGAGAACTCAAATTGAATTACAAATTGAAAGAAACTTAGAAGCATATAAATTGCCAAAAAACAATCCAAAATATCCAAATAGATTACGTTCTTGATGGTCAACAAAGAATAACTTTTTATGTTAAATTATTTAGCAATAATTCTACCAATTCTTGAGTTGTAACTAGAGTTTCTGTGTCTTGGGAATATAAATCATAGGTGCGATAACCTTGAGCCAGAATATTATCCCAGGCTTGTTGTAAACTCTTGACTGCATCATATTCTCCCCATTGCTCTAGCATCATCATCGCGCTAGCTAGAGTACCTAAAGGGTTAGCCTGGTTTTTGCCAGCAAGATCGGGTGCAGTACCGTGGATTGGCTCATAAAGACCAAATCCTGCCTCATTAAGGCTAGCAGAGCCTAATAAACCCACCGAACCGACTAAAGCACCACCAAGATCGCTCAGGATATCCCCAAATAAATTACCCGCCAAAATTACATCAAAGTGCCGAGGGTTAATTACTAACTGCATTGCCAAATTATCCACTAACATTGGCTCAACAGTAACATCAGGATATGCTTGAGCGACTTCTAGGGTTAACTTTGTCCAGGGTAAATGAGGTAAAGCATTTTCTTTATGAGCTACCGTCACTAAACCTCGTCGTTTCGCGGCTCGATCTAGAGCAACTTGAGCAATCCGTTTAATTTGCCAATCATAATACTGCATCGTGTGATAGCCATAGCCACCTTGTTCATCTTCTCCTCTACCTGATGCACCAAAATAAATCCCGCTAACTAATTCTCTAACAAATAAAATATCTACTCCAGATAAATAATTACTTTTTAAACTAGAATTATTAATTAAGCTGGGAAATGTTTTGACTGGGCGGAAATTCACAAAGAAATCAAACTTTTTCCTAAGTTCCAATAACCCACCTTGACTGACTGCACCAAATAGAATACCGTCGGCTTTACTACATATTTGCGCTGTTACTTCGGGGAAGTATGAGCCGTACTGCTCAAAGGCTGTCTGTCCAATCTCGCCATAATTTACTTGTAATTTGAAATCATGGTCGATCGCTACCTGGCGCAAAATAGTCAGTGTCGCCTGCACTACCTCTAAGCCGATGCCTTCCCCTGGTAAAACTGCAACAGAATATTGATTCGTCATGATAGTGGCTACTACGTTTATTCAAAAATAGTCTATTAGTTACTTAAATCAAATTTAGAGCAGCCTGATGTAGGATATCAAAGAAAGCGATCGCAAAATAATTAACAATAAATATGCCAACTGTAAAACAGCATTACGCAAATGTCTTAGCAGATGTTTATGCTTGGATGTTGGGCGGGTTCGATTTTGCCCTAAACAAACATACTGAATTTTTTCGACTCAATAACATTAGCCCACAAGCATCTGGGATAGCTATAGATTTGGGTGCTGGTTGTGGATTCCAGTCAATTCCTTTAGCGAACCTAGGGTTTTCCGTTACGGCTATTGATTTAGACCAAAAATTACTTAATGAATTAAAAGCAAATGCCAGCAACTTAAATATTACGACTATCCAAGACGATCTGATTAATTTTGAGCAGTACGTTGATAATCAAGCAGAATTAATTGTTTGTATGACTGATACTCTATTGCATTTAGAGTCTAAGAGGATGTCTGAGAACTCAATTCTGTTATGCTTAGACCCTATCAGATCCCCCCTAGCCCCCCTTAACAAGGGGGATTTAGGGGGATCTACCCACTGGAAACGTAGCAATTAGACTTTTCAAATATCCTCTAACAATGTTCCTGTTCGTCATTACTCTTTTTGACAAGTCAAAGTAGATGCTCCAGAATTATCAATCGATAGAGGAACAAAGGAACTACTATTGTCACAGTTTACTAAACGTACTAAGGTAGGGTAAAAGTCCAGGCGATCGCCATTTTCAGCGGATTAGTACCTTGCGGGAAAATTATGACCAGCAGCGCGATCGATGATCTCGGCAAAGCGATCGCTCTTTTTTGCTTGATTGTGCCAAACTATATATATGTATCACTCTCAATCAAACTTAAGTGTATTAACTAAGGGATTCCATCATAATTCAGGTTAAGTATAGTAAATTAAGTATAGTAACAACGTACATTCACGCTAGGAGTGATAGAGAAAATTGTTTGTTCTCAATGGTTATGAATATTTCTTGGGTTTCTTACTCATATGTAGCGCAGTCCCAGCCCTAGCTCTGACTGCCTCCAAATTATTAAGACCTGGTGACGGTGGCCCCGAACGGCAGACAACCTATGAATCTGGTATGGAACCTGTGGGTGGCGCTTGGATTCAATTTAACATTCGCTATTATATGTTTGCGCTGGTATTCGTGGTTTTCGACGTAGAAACAGTCTTTTTATATCCTTGGGCAGTGGCTTTCAGCCGTTTAGGATTACTAGCATTTGTAGAAGCCTTGATTTTTATTGCCATTTTGGTAATTGCTTTAGTATATGCGTGGAGAAAAGGAGCTTTGGAGTGGTCATGAATTCCCCAACATTTGAACAACAACAGCAAGAAAAAATACTTAATCCCAGTCATCCAACTCAGGTAACTCAGGATTTATCAGAAAACGTTATTTTAACTACGGTAGACGACATTTATAACTGGGCAAGGTTGTCTAGCCTCTGGCCGATGCTTTATGGTACTGCCTGTTGCTTTATTGAATTTGCTGCTTTGATTGGCTCTCGATTTGATTTTGATCGCTATGGCTTAGTACCTCGTTCTAGCCCTCGTCAGTCCGATCTAATTATTACCGCTGGGACAATTACCATGAAGATGGCTCCTGCTCTGGTGCGTCTTTATGAAGAGATGCCTGAGCCAAAATATGTAATTGCTATGGGCGCTTGCACCATTACTGGAGGAATGTTTAGTAGTGACTCGACAACTGCGGTTCGAGGTGTAGACAAGCTAATACCCGTGGATGTATATATTCCTGGTTGCCCTCCTCGCCCAGAAGCCATTTTTGATGCCATTATTAAGCTACGCAAAAAGATTTCTAATCAATCGATTCAAGAGCGAGCTTCAACTATCGAACAAACTCATCGCTTCTATAGTACAAGACATAACATGAAAGCGGTTGAGCCAATTCTTAACGGTACATACCTGAACTCGGCAACTCGCCAAGCGCCACCTAAAGAGCTGGCTGAAGCGATGGGTATGCCTTTACCAGCAATAGAATCAGCAGAGAAAGAGGTGGAACGTGGCTGAAGATCGAGAACGACAAAATCCTGAAGAGAAGGAAACAGCAGCAGACACAGCATCAGAAATAGTGGCTGCGGGCAAAACATCAAGCTGGTTGAGCGAAAACGGTTTTGATAATGAAGCTTTAGCGCCTGATGTCTCTAATGTTGAGCTGATCAAGATAGATGCTGACTTGTTATTACCCATCGCTACTGCTTTGTATGCTTATGGTTATAACTATCTCCAATGTCAAGGAGCCTACGATTTGGGTGCAGGCAAAGAGTTAGTCAGCTTTTATCATTTAATTAAAGTGGCTGATGATGTTGAGCAAGCCGAAGAAGTCCGTCTAAAAGTTTTTCTACCGCGAGATAATCCTCGTGTTTCTTCAGTGTACTGGATCTGGAAAGCAGCAGACTGGCAAGAACGAGAAAGCTATGACATGTTTGGCATTATTTACGAAGGACATCCTAACCTCAAGCGGATTTTAATGAATGAAGATTGGATTGGTTATCCTTTACGTAAAGATTATGTTTCTCCTGATTTTTATGAATTACAGGATGCTTACTAAGTTTTCTAAATTTGTTTATTTGTTTTAGATTAGTGTAGAGATTTATCAGTAGATCTCTACTTTTTTTTGGTTGAAATAGTAGATTTGAAGCTAATAGCTTTTAAACAATAAAAACTAAAATACTTTAGCTTGAAAAAACTAACAACTGATACCAATTCTCAAAAGCAAAAGGAGACTTGGTAGACTTGGTAGGTTGAGTTAAACGATAGTGCAACCCAACAAAAGTTATAGATGTTGGGTTTTGTGCCTCAAACGCCACTTGCTATATCCGAGGACACCTCGGCGACACGAAGTTAGTCCTAAAGGATAGGCTTCGCAAATGGTATACCGCTACGCGACGCGAAGGACGCGAGCTTGCGAGCTAATCCTTTAGAGCTAGTGCTAAAGCATACCGCTTCGCATATCCTTTAGGGCAACGCAGTGGCTCCCCAACCTACTAGCCCGTCCACATTAATTTGTTGGGTAAAAATGTTGCGCCTCAATGTAGACAAACATTTTAAGATTTTATTAACCCAGCATTTTAGTCTAGACGCTCTACTACACATTTCAAAGCTCATCTATCTAACTAGTTTCGAGAAATGGTATAAAGCATCAAAAAAATTTAGGTATCTTACAGACAGGCAAAAAGTTGAACAAGTCAGAAGTTGATTAAATTTTTAATCTAAATATCCCATTAAACTGGCAGTTTCGTCTGATTCATTGGAAGCAACAGGGCGATTACCCATCACAATATAAGACTCGCTTACTTGAAGAGTGCTAGCAGCAATGGGGCGATTTCCAGAGATGGCTAAAGAACTAATAAATTTTACTGTTCCTTTGGAAACTGGACGATCAGATCCGACAGAGGAGTAAGTATGAACTATTTCGATGCTACTGGGTTCGATTGGACGATTCTGAGGCAGTAGAGTTCTAGGTTGTGTTGACAAAGCTAAAACTTGTTCTCCTGCTTCTTTAGCAGTAGTCTTGGTAGCAGTGGAAGTAGCAGTGGGGGTAGATTTTTCAACAGTAGCCTTAGCTGGAGTAGTTTTACTAGTACTTGTAGTTGCTTTGGCTTGAGTGCCGTTGGGTTTATTGTCTTCAGCCATGAGAATTTTCTCCTGAACTTAAATTTGATAAAGTTTTTAGTTATTGATTATTCTTAATTTATTTTTAATAACTACACTCATTCTTGCATTCTCTGGGTTGGGCGACAAGAGTTTAATTAATTAAAATAAGTTCTAACTGTCTTTACTAATCCTTATCAAGATAGATCTCAGTCAAGTTCTAGGGCTTTAGAGCCACCTTCTTTTAGCTGTTTTAGAACATCATTAATCTGATCCCAAACTAGTCCGCTAGTAAATAGCGTCAACAATAGAGCAACTCCATAGGCAGGAATAAAACCAAAACCGAGAACTAGTAATCCACCGCCTAGAAAAACCCAAACTCCCAAACAAATGCCCG
Encoded here:
- a CDS encoding NAD(P)H-quinone oxidoreductase subunit J, which codes for MAEDRERQNPEEKETAADTASEIVAAGKTSSWLSENGFDNEALAPDVSNVELIKIDADLLLPIATALYAYGYNYLQCQGAYDLGAGKELVSFYHLIKVADDVEQAEEVRLKVFLPRDNPRVSSVYWIWKAADWQERESYDMFGIIYEGHPNLKRILMNEDWIGYPLRKDYVSPDFYELQDAY
- a CDS encoding Uma2 family endonuclease, with the translated sequence MIAPQTKPISFEEFMEWYPDDGKRYELIEGVVVEMLPTGSHEDIAGFLAAELNLEIRKQNLPYSIPKNCLLKPLAARSGYLPDVAVINREYIQDELLWQKSSVIQNGQAVPLIIEVVNTNWRDDYGHKFVEYEAMGIAEYWIVDYRALGAVRYIGKPKQPTITICKLVEGEYQLEKFIKGEILQSNIFPKLELRTDDIFQVSNL
- the nuoB gene encoding NADH-quinone oxidoreductase subunit NuoB, which gives rise to MNSPTFEQQQQEKILNPSHPTQVTQDLSENVILTTVDDIYNWARLSSLWPMLYGTACCFIEFAALIGSRFDFDRYGLVPRSSPRQSDLIITAGTITMKMAPALVRLYEEMPEPKYVIAMGACTITGGMFSSDSTTAVRGVDKLIPVDVYIPGCPPRPEAIFDAIIKLRKKISNQSIQERASTIEQTHRFYSTRHNMKAVEPILNGTYLNSATRQAPPKELAEAMGMPLPAIESAEKEVERG
- a CDS encoding 3-isopropylmalate dehydrogenase, coding for MTNQYSVAVLPGEGIGLEVVQATLTILRQVAIDHDFKLQVNYGEIGQTAFEQYGSYFPEVTAQICSKADGILFGAVSQGGLLELRKKFDFFVNFRPVKTFPSLINNSSLKSNYLSGVDILFVRELVSGIYFGASGRGEDEQGGYGYHTMQYYDWQIKRIAQVALDRAAKRRGLVTVAHKENALPHLPWTKLTLEVAQAYPDVTVEPMLVDNLAMQLVINPRHFDVILAGNLFGDILSDLGGALVGSVGLLGSASLNEAGFGLYEPIHGTAPDLAGKNQANPLGTLASAMMMLEQWGEYDAVKSLQQAWDNILAQGYRTYDLYSQDTETLVTTQELVELLLNNLT
- a CDS encoding class I SAM-dependent methyltransferase, which produces MPTVKQHYANVLADVYAWMLGGFDFALNKHTEFFRLNNISPQASGIAIDLGAGCGFQSIPLANLGFSVTAIDLDQKLLNELKANASNLNITTIQDDLINFEQYVDNQAELIVCMTDTLLHLESKRMSENSILLCLDPIRSPLAPLNKGDLGGSTHWKRSN
- a CDS encoding polyketide synthase, which encodes MELSPTKKALLALRQMQSKLEALENAKHEPIAIVGMDCRFPGANNPEEFWQLLKEGKDAITSVPDDRWNPQDGDLGTSTLEKIYTTYGGFVPHLKEFDPSFFRIAPKEAVSIDPQQRLLLEVSWSALENAAISADRVQGSQTGVFIGIAAVDYWHQLLSRNNAEIDAYLTTGNTHSLASGRISHFFNFTGSSISLDTACSSSLVAVHLAIKSLRDRECNMALAGGVNRLISPKISLNFAQAKMLSPDGRCKTFDESANGFVRSEGCGIVVLKRLSDAIADRDNIRAILLGSATNQDGRTSSITTPSSLSQQAVIQQALVNSKVAASQVSYLETHGTGTALGDAIELEALSQVFKDNEELILGAVKTNVGHLESAAGIVSLIKTVLVLENKLIPANLHLKQPNSNLDWQKLPFKLPQKAIAWHQTTQPRIAGISSFGFSGTNAHLVVQEANISLEEEGTQEQNKRNFYLFTLSAKNSKTLNQLAKNYLDHLDSHPDLLIEDICYTVNLGRSHFNHRLAMSVTSVSDLQTKLAQYLAQEITSELWQGKINLNQDVKLALRFKPVNQELKELIESIIDNSIVTDELTDIYWEIGEQQILNNVNNQQTSKQKIIYSSIKQQLNSWQILINGLAQLYIFGVKINWQTLATNSGGKKITLPTYPFQRSIYWLE
- the ndhC gene encoding photosynthetic/respiratory NAD(P)H-quinone oxidoreductase subunit C, yielding MFVLNGYEYFLGFLLICSAVPALALTASKLLRPGDGGPERQTTYESGMEPVGGAWIQFNIRYYMFALVFVVFDVETVFLYPWAVAFSRLGLLAFVEALIFIAILVIALVYAWRKGALEWS
- a CDS encoding HAMP domain-containing histidine kinase, whose amino-acid sequence is MNEIDELKEELKQAQLAYQMAAQMSQFKAGFLARTSHELRSPLSSMIGLHQLILSDLCESPEEQKEFIAQAYHSALKLMKLIDEIVAVSKTEYGSNSLYLESLELAEIFTEINRLTHLQAANRNLKVELVNPNPQICVFADRSRLIQLIFNLIDSGITLMKRGVIKVSTTEVTIESVKIEIDFECPATLWQESSPPEPDFQTHDLAEIRALLQEISLSANMKLLMSKTLLETMGGSLELKELNSLNGSEPSSRIILTCKRAV